The proteins below are encoded in one region of Peptoniphilus sp. GNH:
- the cytX gene encoding putative hydroxymethylpyrimidine transporter CytX: MKKQSVLDDSLIWFGAAVSIAEIITGTYFASLGFKTALIAIIMGHVFGGVLLYLSAIIGGVSKKSAMETVKLSFGRKGFSIFAIINIIQLVCWTGIMIYDGAISASTIFNVGNWVWALVIGALIVFWIWLGLTNLGLVNKISMSLLFILSLVLAYIIFRNKSGVSADINDSLSFGAAVELSIAMPLSWLPLISDYSKDYEDYKKSSMGAVLLYSLVSIFMYVIGLSAAIFAKTTDIAEIMVKSGLGIAGLLIIVFSTVTTTFLDAYSAGVSANSLNKKIDARLCGILVTILGTIGAMLFPMDDITSFLYLIGSVFAPMVAILIADFYILKIDRSDHDFYIKNIIIWIIGFIIYRILLKTDIVIGSTFASVLIIIVLTVLVEKISNKLKI, from the coding sequence ATGAAAAAACAAAGTGTTTTAGACGATAGCCTTATTTGGTTTGGAGCAGCAGTATCGATTGCTGAAATTATAACTGGAACTTATTTTGCGAGTTTAGGTTTTAAAACGGCGCTTATCGCCATAATTATGGGTCACGTTTTTGGAGGAGTTTTACTTTATCTATCAGCTATAATAGGTGGAGTTTCCAAAAAATCCGCCATGGAAACTGTTAAATTAAGCTTCGGACGCAAGGGATTTTCTATATTTGCAATTATTAATATAATTCAACTTGTTTGCTGGACGGGCATAATGATTTATGATGGTGCAATTTCAGCAAGCACAATATTTAATGTTGGCAATTGGGTCTGGGCTTTGGTTATTGGTGCTCTTATAGTATTTTGGATATGGCTAGGGCTTACCAATCTTGGACTTGTAAATAAGATTTCTATGAGCTTGCTTTTTATTTTGTCTTTAGTGCTTGCATATATAATCTTTAGAAATAAAAGTGGAGTTAGCGCTGATATTAATGATAGTTTGTCTTTTGGAGCGGCTGTGGAACTTTCTATAGCTATGCCACTTTCATGGCTTCCATTGATAAGTGACTATTCAAAAGATTATGAAGATTATAAAAAATCTTCTATGGGAGCGGTTTTATTATATTCACTAGTTTCAATATTTATGTATGTTATAGGTTTATCTGCTGCAATTTTTGCAAAAACTACTGATATAGCAGAAATCATGGTAAAATCTGGTCTTGGAATTGCAGGACTTTTGATTATAGTTTTCTCAACAGTTACCACGACCTTCCTTGATGCTTATTCTGCCGGAGTGTCTGCAAATTCATTAAATAAAAAAATTGATGCAAGACTTTGCGGGATACTTGTGACAATCTTAGGTACAATAGGGGCCATGCTTTTTCCAATGGATGATATAACATCATTTCTCTATCTTATAGGCTCGGTATTTGCGCCAATGGTTGCCATATTAATTGCAGACTTCTATATACTAAAAATTGATAGATCGGATCACGATTTTTATATCAAAAATATAATAATTTGGATAATTGGATTTATCATTTATAGGATTTTGCTAAAGACTGATATAGTTATTGGGTCAACTTTTGCCAGTGTTTTAATAATAATTGTATTGACAGTTTTGGTTGAAAAGATCAGCAATAAATTAAAAATATGA
- the thiD gene encoding bifunctional hydroxymethylpyrimidine kinase/phosphomethylpyrimidine kinase: protein MRKALTIAGSDCSGGAGIQADIKTMTLNGVYAESAITALTAQNTRGVADILESTPEFLEKQLDMIFDDIYPDSIKVGMVSSEDLIRVIASKLKEREARNIVIDPVMVATSGAKLLADDSIEALKDKLLPLADLLTPNIPEAEILSDIKIESIDDMIRAAKIISDKFECATLIKGGHNLNDANDYLYKNGEGTWFYGKRIDNPNTHGTGCTLSSAIAANLAKGFSMKESIKMAKDYLSGALKDMLDLGKGSGPMNHAFDIKDEYKRLGDQE, encoded by the coding sequence ATGAGAAAAGCATTGACCATAGCAGGAAGCGACTGCTCTGGAGGCGCTGGAATTCAAGCTGATATCAAGACAATGACTCTAAACGGGGTGTATGCAGAAAGTGCTATAACTGCTCTTACTGCACAAAATACTAGAGGTGTTGCAGATATTTTAGAATCTACACCTGAATTTTTGGAAAAGCAGTTGGATATGATATTTGATGATATATATCCTGATAGTATTAAAGTTGGAATGGTATCGAGTGAGGATTTAATAAGGGTTATAGCAAGTAAGCTAAAAGAAAGAGAAGCGAGAAATATAGTTATTGATCCGGTGATGGTCGCCACTAGTGGTGCAAAACTTTTGGCGGATGATTCGATTGAGGCTTTGAAAGATAAGCTCCTTCCACTGGCTGACTTATTGACTCCAAATATCCCAGAAGCTGAAATTTTATCAGATATTAAGATAGAATCGATTGATGATATGATAAGAGCAGCAAAAATAATCTCGGACAAATTTGAATGTGCAACTCTCATAAAGGGAGGCCATAATTTAAACGATGCCAATGATTATCTCTATAAGAATGGGGAGGGAACTTGGTTTTATGGCAAAAGGATAGATAATCCTAATACGCATGGTACGGGCTGTACTTTGTCGTCTGCGATAGCTGCAAATCTTGCCAAGGGATTTTCTATGAAAGAGTCTATAAAGATGGCTAAGGATTATTTGTCGGGTGCATTAAAGGATATGTTAGATCTTGGAAAGGGATCTGGTCCTATGAATCATGCTTTTGACATAAAAGATGAATACAAAAGGCTAGGTGATCAAGAATGA
- a CDS encoding YjcQ family protein gives MAKDDYFVVIYYILNYLYECLKKGIKPDENILYLKYYPNDINDGYLEYIYTNLLNDGYIDDVDIVNIPRLGTKERTHYLKGLKNIKITPKGIEYLQENSLMKKAYDIVKDFKPW, from the coding sequence ATGGCAAAAGATGATTATTTTGTAGTAATTTATTATATTTTAAATTACCTGTATGAGTGTCTAAAGAAGGGAATAAAGCCAGATGAAAACATACTATATTTAAAATATTACCCTAATGATATAAACGATGGTTATTTAGAATATATATACACAAACCTTTTAAATGACGGATATATAGATGATGTAGATATTGTTAATATTCCGAGACTTGGAACTAAAGAACGCACACACTATTTAAAAGGTTTAAAAAATATAAAAATTACACCAAAGGGGATTGAATATTTACAAGAAAATAGCCTAATGAAAAAAGCTTATGATATAGTTAAAGATTTTAAACCTTGGTAA
- a CDS encoding minor capsid protein, which produces MGAGYKSVQAINKNKLKVLISNPWTSDGQEFSERIWGRGEKLTTSLRDNLIRDIARGNNPKESARNIQRLFDVSKASASRLVFTETAAVNAKATQDSYEKLGVKKYQILATLDLKTSDICRNMDSKIFDYKDYRIGITAPPFHPNCRSDTVPYFGDELEKEIDQGIGRMARDPKTGVSGKVEDLSYKEWYNIYVKDNPEAVFKEKAWENRHGDKDQFIKYKDVLGEDLKNSFKDFQETKYKDEDKYKLIKVDYKRRKKLIDNPDLILPNVDKATIDDRKFTEYLFGGKNEDGLNKGRLIEKKLGYNIDNYLKFKKYILKRASIYPSRLNGEKHKGKRYEQKIFMYDKNKNPVNLIVGWYVEDSNTKMTTIFIKEVSRNEVGN; this is translated from the coding sequence TTGGGAGCAGGCTATAAGTCGGTACAAGCTATAAATAAAAACAAATTAAAAGTTTTAATAAGCAATCCATGGACTAGTGACGGACAAGAATTTTCTGAAAGAATCTGGGGTAGAGGCGAAAAGCTCACTACTTCTCTAAGAGACAATTTAATCCGAGACATAGCCAGAGGAAATAATCCAAAGGAATCAGCTAGAAACATTCAGCGGCTATTCGATGTATCAAAAGCCTCAGCTTCAAGGTTAGTCTTCACAGAAACTGCAGCAGTTAATGCAAAAGCGACTCAAGATTCCTATGAGAAATTGGGAGTGAAAAAGTATCAGATATTAGCCACACTTGATTTAAAGACAAGCGACATATGTAGAAATATGGACTCTAAAATCTTTGATTATAAGGACTACAGAATAGGGATAACCGCTCCGCCTTTTCATCCGAACTGTAGAAGCGACACAGTGCCATACTTTGGAGATGAACTTGAAAAAGAGATTGACCAAGGTATAGGTAGAATGGCAAGGGATCCTAAAACTGGAGTAAGTGGTAAAGTTGAGGATTTATCATATAAAGAGTGGTACAATATATATGTAAAGGATAATCCTGAAGCAGTCTTCAAAGAAAAAGCTTGGGAAAATAGACATGGAGATAAAGACCAGTTCATCAAGTACAAAGATGTTCTTGGAGAAGATTTAAAAAATAGTTTTAAGGATTTTCAAGAAACTAAATACAAAGATGAGGATAAATATAAGCTAATAAAAGTTGACTATAAACGTAGAAAAAAACTTATAGACAATCCAGACTTAATTTTACCTAACGTAGACAAGGCAACTATAGACGATAGAAAGTTTACAGAGTATTTATTCGGTGGGAAAAATGAAGATGGGCTAAATAAAGGTCGATTAATCGAAAAGAAACTTGGCTACAATATAGATAATTACTTGAAATTCAAAAAATACATTTTAAAACGAGCAAGTATTTATCCTAGTCGACTTAATGGAGAAAAGCATAAGGGAAAAAGATATGAACAAAAAATATTTATGTATGATAAAAACAAGAATCCAGTTAATTTAATTGTAGGTTGGTATGTAGAGGATTCAAATACAAAAATGACCACTATATTTATAAAAGAGGTGTCGAGAAATGAAGTTGGAAATTAA
- a CDS encoding DEAD/DEAH box helicase family protein, translating into MKKYGSQTPTKSVILDYKKSLGNEAVELYKKTGRSPFPWQEKMVNDLFAINDEKLWTHSKFGYAVPRRNGKTEVVYMAELWGLFNGLNILHTAHRISTSHSSFEKMKKYLEDMGLVDKENFTSIKAKGQERIELTEHGGVIQFRTRTSTGGLGEGFDMLIIDEAQEYTDDQESALKYTVTDSDNPMTISYWEQAISRYKL; encoded by the coding sequence ATGAAAAAATACGGAAGTCAAACTCCCACTAAGTCGGTAATTTTAGATTATAAGAAATCGCTAGGGAATGAGGCAGTAGAGCTTTATAAAAAAACTGGAAGAAGTCCCTTTCCTTGGCAAGAAAAAATGGTAAATGATCTATTTGCTATCAATGATGAGAAATTGTGGACTCATTCTAAGTTTGGCTATGCAGTTCCAAGAAGAAATGGTAAAACCGAAGTAGTTTACATGGCCGAACTTTGGGGACTATTTAATGGCTTAAACATTTTACACACTGCACACAGAATTTCAACATCTCACTCATCTTTTGAGAAGATGAAGAAGTACCTTGAAGACATGGGACTTGTGGATAAAGAAAACTTCACATCTATAAAAGCCAAGGGTCAAGAAAGGATTGAACTCACGGAGCATGGTGGAGTTATACAGTTCAGAACCAGAACATCAACAGGTGGTCTCGGTGAGGGCTTTGACATGCTAATAATAGACGAGGCTCAAGAGTACACAGATGACCAAGAGTCGGCTCTTAAATATACAGTTACAGACTCTGACAATCCAATGACTATAAGTTATTGGGAGCAGGCTATAAGTCGGTACAAGCTATAA